The segment CCATCAGTCCTTACATCTTATGTTAAATTCAAGCAACATCACATCAACAAAGTCCTACCTGATTAGTCTCATATCATTCATTTTTCAAAGACAATTTATGCAAGAGAATGTAGGTAATCACATATATTACAAATGTGCTTGATCTAAATAAGCATGAGACAAAGATttgtaacacaacacacagggatCAAAATGTAGTTCTGTCAGAACCACTTTGTCGTTCTGGCAGTGATGTAGGGATTCTGATTCCAGTCAGTTAAATTTTAAATAAGACATCTTGATTGAGAATAACTCATGGTTATGTGTCAAGTAAACAATCAACTATGTATTTATGCAGTAGTATAAATGGAACTTTGCCACAACTGAGTAATGATGCACACAACATTGGTAGAGACGGAGTTTCAATGACTGCATTCACAAAGTTGGCAAACATGAATATCAATCTGTACACTGAAGATTCAATTAatcttcaaaacaaaacattttcatttcaccttctcaAGATTCAAGTTTTTGTTCCAATATTATTCCAGTTAAACGTCAAATTTCCAATAATTACAAATCCAAAAGTATTTTTAATGctatgatgttttttttgtttttacataaatgtttttaaattaatCCAATTATTCATCATATCGTTGGCACTTTGTCAGTGTTGGTTTTTAGTGTGGTGACAAAATGtattcagataaaaaaaatctcaataCAGAGAGGGGAGTATCATGATGTGTCATGCATTACAACAGGTTATATTACGTCACTGCGTTTTGAACTTTTCATAGTCATGTTCTATGGTGCGCtccactctcacactccctctccctctcactctcccacacacacacacacacacacacacacacacacacacacacacacacacacacacacacacacacacacaaagacagacacacatacacacacaaagacaaacacacacacacacacacaaagacagacacacacacacacacacaaagacagacagacacacacacacacacacacacacacacacacacacacacacacacacacacacacacacacacacacacacacaaagacagacacacacacacacacacacacaaagacagacacacacacacacacacacacctaagagaATGTACACCCACAGATACACGCCAAACAGATTCTTAACACACAGAGGCAACGCCTCAGGAGCACACATGTGAAAACACTGAGGAATGAGGGTGCCGAGATGATGTTGCTCAGGGGAATGGGCCAGTTCAAGTCACAGTGATCTCGCTGCCACAGGTCTAACAGGGGCGCGtggaggagacgaggagagaatTAGCTGAGCACTACATGCCGGTCGAAGACGGATTTGCGCTGCTCCTGCACCTGCCTCCTCCAGCGTTGCTGGGCATGCTCCACTTTGTTCAGCATGTTGGGACGCAAGCGTGAGCGGGACAGCACATCATGAGCATTAGCGAATGGCTGCTGGTCCTGGAaaacacagagggggagagcgcACACTTGAATCACAGCAGCAGTGACAATGGGAGATGGAACAATATGTGTCAAGGTAACCAATAGTGTGTAAATACAAATGATGCAATTAATGTGTAAAAACATTTCACTAACTGTTAGGCTACCAGCTTACCTGAGGATAATTAACTTTAAAGTAAAGTCATAGCCATAAGACAGACTATTCAAATATTCCTTTAAAATGATGTTGCATATGGAACACATAAAAAAGACTACAAATAACTGTTTTTTTCTACATGCTACTtctaataaagtatttatctatctatgaCTCTTCTGAACCTACCCACACAACTGACTGCTAACCTACTATACATGACATtggtttttaaaaaacaaattttaaataaaatatgcaTATCTTTGAGAGATAAGGGAAATGGTAACCACAGATTCTTTTGAGCACATACCCCAACCTCATCTTCATTTTGTATCAGCTGAGAGTGGCCGAAGAGTCTTCTCTTCAGGAAGGGCTCCAGGAGCGTCAGGTAGACCATGTATACCAGCAGTAGGCCCAAGATGGACAAGTACACAATAATCGTCCCCTGGAACGAAATGGTTCATAATTTGTATTAGCAAGATAAATCAGCTAGATGATCATCAGACAAAAGAGATGTGTAAATGCTGACATTTAAGAATCGCTCAAATTGGATATGCTATTTCAATAAATGCCAGGAATGATCTTTAAAAAGTCCTAGTATTTACAGAAACTGCTTCATCACATCACATAAATCATAGAAAGCTTGGCAGGATCTATAGTTTTATTTATCATTGAATGACCTTGTCAATATCTAGGCCCATATGTCATTACTTAATTATTTAGTACTTTCACTTTCAAGCATGATTACAATCTGATTATCATTCATGACTTACTTTGATAGTTCCAGAACTTCTCTCCTCGTACTTGCACTCACACCGTAGACAGTAAGCCTCTACATCCTTTCCCTCCACAGGCATGGGTTCCACAACATGGAGACAATTGCTGggcaaaaaatgaaatacacagAGTACAACAATTTAATGAATAATATGTTAGTAATCACATTCAGCAAGAACTATTTTGATGGAAGCTCAGAAAAAGCAACTTACCAGTCTTTTAGGGATACGTTTTGGTTGTAAATCTGCCCTTGTATCTCTTTGTAAGGGGGGCAGATGCACTTGCATCTAATGTCTTCTGAATTCTGTTGTAAAGAGAACCAAAATCccaaatacaatttaaaaaaagaccCAAATAAGGTAATCGTTTTGATTGAATATAATATTATGCTAAAGATTACTAGAGGCCTCCTTCACATCACATGCCTCAAGGTAACGGTCTTCATTTTGACATTATAGAGAACCAGTGCCGCATCTGCACTCTAGACTTTAATGCTTTACGTTTCTGAAGGCCTATGTATGGCTTCCTGTCAAACCAAAGAACAGTCAGCACATTTTATTCTATTCCACAACAACCGTGACATTTGAGAGGGACACACCGACCTGTGGCCTGACTACTTGAACTTATCTTTTCATTGATAGAGGATGTGTGACGTGCATAAAAATGAATGACTGACATAAAGGACCGCAGCATTTGTCCAGGGACCGcaatagtaatacaaatataaagCTGATCGGGGAAAACATATATTTGTGTCGTCTACAGCGATGTTTAGTCGACGTTACTTGACGTTACCTGCATTAACTTACCTAGCTAaccttttaataaaaaaaaagataggcCTCGTTAACGAAACGGACAAATTGATCACACCCGTTGTGTAAAATATGCGAATGTCAGCATTTCACATTTGATTCGAGAAGAAAAGCCTATGGTAACAGCAAGTAACGAACTAGTCAGTTGGCGAGCAACTGgatagctaacaagctagctagacATAGCTATTTCAAGCTATATTTGCAGAAGTCAGCGGGTTGCATACGTGTAGGGTCAACAGAAAATGGTCTGGCAGGATTTCGTTTTTATCGTATTTTGTTAAAACAGTTAAAGTCTCTTTGCTGATCGAAAACACAGGTAAAGGATCTTAATGTTTGTTCACTTACCTTTGCGTTGACCGTCTGTGTTGATATCATCACGAACACAAAACATACGAGCGGAACTGCCTGTAAGGAGACTCTAATGCCGGTATGATACATCTTTCTTGATTAAAAGTACAGAACCTGATCAGAACTCGAACTGATTCAGCAGTAACCGACAATAATTATGAAAGACAATTATTTACCGTACACAGAAAGAAACCTGTAAGACAAGAGCTCCCTGTGGCAGTCAGCTGATCATTTTCACGTGCGCGCTACAAATTCGTCCCCAGCAAACGAAGTTGTTGTGGAACCAAACTCGGGCCCAATTCACAGAGGACAAAAATGAATGGCCGGGTAATATAATATGATGATAATATGGTAACCGTGCAATATTACTTCAactgtatttacattttttaatttgTCTCTACTGTCTCAAAACAAAATACCAGCAAATAAAACAGAATGCACATTCCAAACATGAAAGGCATACGTACAATAAATAATAGGTTGCTTAGGCCTACTAGGCCCTCACAAATGTAGGCTACTTAAAACTATAAACTGCTTGTTTTgcattcccccttttttttttttttagatgaatgGCAGAAATGCTATCTACCCTTTTGTCCTCTCACTTGCTCTAGAACTGTAGGGTATTTAAGTAATTGGTTACCAGATGCAGAATGTTCttatacatacatgtgcacagtTTTATTCTCTCAAGGTTTCCCCTGGATATCTGATGTTTGTTCTGACCCCGAgttaaacattaacattaataagCAAACAATGAATCAGGACGGATTACAGAGTATGCATATAAAAATATGCATCAAACACAAAAAATGACTTGCTGGGAAAGCTTTAGTACCTGTCGGGTCACTTTAGGGAACAGTTGATCAGAGATTCCACCAGGGGGCTCTGCAGGATTAATACTGAGGGATTGTGTTCTTCCCTAAACACAAATTTGAGTCTTTAACTCGAGACTTTTAGATTAGGGTTGGAGCTTCTTTTAGTGTTTGCTAAAAGTGTTACGATCATGTTCTTTTCTtaattgaaataataataattttgatTATAATGTAGATATCATATTTCTTACAGAAAACGTACAGAATCAACTTTTCGATTACTTGATTTATTTACATGTTAGAtgtataaaacataaaaatatagatATTAATTTACTTTCTAATACATGACTGAAAATTTCTATTCTACCGAACTCTTTTTCCAAAAAGTCATGGTGGGTTTCATTTGTTGAGTACAAGGTTCAGACAAACTTGCATGACAGGATCTATAGTGGGTATGAAATTAGGGAGGTCTTATTAATGTCTGTGACAAGTGTATCAAACCTGTCAACAAAATACTGGCATTTACTGGCAGCGTCAATCAATCATGTAAAACAGCAGAAACATAGATTGAACATGTGACCTTATACTAGCGGATGCATAAAACATGTTTCACTCAACAAAATCACATACTTTACAGGGAGGCGTTTGTCTACAATACAATTCATGAGAGCGGTCTAATATTTTTATACATAATATACAAAACATTCAAAAGAATAATTGCTTTTAACTTTGTCACTATCTCCCTTGTAGTGATAAGATATATAAACAAAGGTTGCTTTTaacatatatttcatatatttttttcagcACAATAAGAACCAGTGATCTCGATACAACTCCAAACCGCAGGGTCCACCCAGTTCCTACCAGTAAAAAAAGGTGTATGCTATTCTCTCTATGCACAAAAATGTAAGAGGAGTAACTTCCCTTTGAAAGACAAACAACATATCGTAATATCTCTGAACACTAGGGTTTCTTgtggagggaaagggaggacttttcacacaacacaaccactcAACTTAACACAATTCAAACAATCCTTTCAAAGACTCAGAGTTACTTGAACAGAGCCCACATCTACCATTTATAAAAATGGGGGAAAAATTCATGTAACTGGGACCCTTTCATGGGGAGGAAAAACAAGTCCCAACTGCCTTGCTGAGAGAGTCCACTGTTGCCTGTATTTGGATGGCAAAGATGAGATGTCAGATAAAGAGTCACACGCTCCTGGTCGTTCTCAGTCTCAGCTGATATCAAATGTTCTCAGGTTGGACAGTTCCTTATGAGTTTATAATTTGTTTGCAGCAGTGATAAAGCACAGTTTTAGAAGTTTGCca is part of the Clupea harengus chromosome 6, Ch_v2.0.2, whole genome shotgun sequence genome and harbors:
- the tmem9b gene encoding transmembrane protein 9B, encoding MYHTGIRVSLQAVPLVCFVFVMISTQTVNAKNSEDIRCKCICPPYKEIQGQIYNQNVSLKDCNCLHVVEPMPVEGKDVEAYCLRCECKYEERSSGTIKGTIIVYLSILGLLLVYMVYLTLLEPFLKRRLFGHSQLIQNEDEVGDQQPFANAHDVLSRSRLRPNMLNKVEHAQQRWRRQVQEQRKSVFDRHVVLS